The proteins below are encoded in one region of Lactuca sativa cultivar Salinas chromosome 3, Lsat_Salinas_v11, whole genome shotgun sequence:
- the LOC111921622 gene encoding uncharacterized protein LOC111921622: MAKFGIQVSMGQCRRAKKYALKLVEGNLVEHYGKLWLYGHEILRTNHGSTVKLDMEDGPDGKKYFSKFYCCFQGVKQGWIEGCRRVIGLDGCFLKGVCKGELLCAIGRDANDKIYPIAWAVVNVENKQNWKWFLELLIDDLHLNLGNGVSLMSDQHKGLIEAVKELLPYVEHRQCARHICQNLQKRFTSAIYHTLFWRASKATTEHAFKFVMKEIETLNPNVHQYLMEKYPKTWSRAFFQTGRCCDAVENGFSESFNVVIVDARKKPIITMLEEIRLYMMDRIYNMKLKGQQWGNRICPEIRDKVNLLKKAQRHYQVLPSGLNQFEVRGAIDAYEVDLERKTCSCRLWQLNGYGCAHSVASISFLNRDVEAYVDNMFSTTTFRKAYNYRIAPMNSSDMWPETNYTPPLPPINRRMPGRPTTKRKKSTTENTGTHRVSKAGKKIRCSICKEIGHNKATCPQRRPQKLNVKKQKKQKVCVNQNAGQGSTSEPQQHEEVEMTPIEMDTTQNDMQVAPTDVESSSAWDFSHYMQFTPPRCYEGDEGVMDEEADVVEEVVVVEQVVQDEEAEEVDPVIQVDNVNVQEVDEVNPNAQVDNGNVQEVAPVNQV; the protein is encoded by the exons ATGGCCAAGTTTGGTATCCAAGTTAGTATGGGGCAATGTAGAAGAGCAAAGAAGTATGCACTGAAACTTGTTGAAGGAAACCTTGTTGAACATTATGGTAAGCTATGGTTATATGGTCATGAGATTTTAAGGACAAATCATGGGTCAACTGTGAAACTAGATATGGAGGATGGGCCAGATGGAAAGAAATATTTTAGCAAGTTCTATTGTTGTTTTCAAGGAGTTAAACAAGGTTGGATTGAAGGGTGTAGAAGGGTAATTGGTCTTGATGGATGTTTTCTTAAAGGTGTTTGTAAGGGAGAATTGCTTTGTGCTATTGGGAGGGATGCAAATGACAAGATATATCCTATTGCTTGGGCAGTGGTTAATGTGGAGAACAAGCAGAATTGGAAGTGGTTTCTAGAGCTTCTCATTGATGATCTACACTTGAATTTAGGCAATGGTGTCAGTTTAATGTCAGACCAACATAAG GGTTTGATAGAGGCTGTTAAAGAGTTGTTGCCATATGTAGAGCACAGGCAGTGTGCTAGACATATTTGCCAGAATTTACAGAAGAGATTTACTAGTGCCATATATCATACCTTGTTTTGGAGAGCATCTAAAGCCACAACTGAGCATGCTTTTAAATTTGTGATGAAAGAAATTGAGACATTGAACCCAAATGTCCATCAATATCTCATGGAGAAATATCCTAAAACATGGTCTAGAGCTTTCTTTCAaactggaaggtgttgtgatGCAGTTGAAAATGGGTTCTCAGAAAGTTTTAATGTTGTAATAGTAGATGCTAGGAAGAAGCCCATAATAACCATGTTAGAGGAGATAAGATTATACATGATGGACAGAATCTACAACATGAAATTAAAGGGACAACAATGGGGAAATCGTATTTGTCCAGAGATAAGGGATAAGGTGAATTTGCTTAAAAAAGCTCAAAGGCATTATCAGGTACTACCAAGTGGATTAAACCAGTTTGAGGTAAGGGGAGCAATAGATGCATATGAGGTGGACTTAGAAAGAAAAACATGCTCATGTAGGTTGTGGCAATTGAATGGATATGGATGTGCTCATTCTGTAGCTAGCATATCCTTTCTTAATAGGGATGTAGAAGCCTATGTAGACAACATGTTTAGCACAACCACATTTAGAAAGGCATACAATTACAGAATTGCTCCCATGAATAGCAGTGACATGTGGCCAGAGACAAACTATACTCCACCATTGCCTCCTATTAATAGAAGGATGCCTGGTAGGCCAACTACTAAGAGGAAGAAATCCACTACTGAGAATACAGGAACACACAGGGTTTCTAAGGCTGGAAAGAAAATCAGATGTAGTATTTGCAAGGAGATAGGTCACAACAAGGCCACTTGTCCACAGAGAAGGCCCCAAAAGTTAAATGTGAAGAAACAGAAGAAACAAAAAGTATGTGTGAACCAAAATGCAGGACAG GGTAGTACAAGTGAACCACAACAACATGAAGAGGTTGAAATGACTCCAATTGAGATGGATACTACTCAAAATGATATGCAAGTTGCTCCTACTGATGTTGAATCTAGTAGTGCATGGGATTTTAGTCATTATATGCAATTTACTCCACCTAGATGTTATGAAGGTGATGAGGGTGTTATGGATGAGGAAGCTGATGTGGTTGAGGAAGTTGTTGTGGTTGAGCAAGTTGTTCAAGATGAGGAGGCTGAGGAGGTTGATCCTGTTATCCAAGTTGATAATGTAAATGTTCAGGAGGTTGATGAGGTTAATCCTAATGCCCAAGTGGATAATGGTAATGTTCAGGAGGTTGCTCCTGTTAACCAAGTTTAG
- the LOC111921635 gene encoding somatic embryogenesis receptor kinase 4: protein MKTFSLLPSISTILLVLLFAHTLQTLAKNEEKPTSELSILIKIKSILDPNGETLTSWSPDAASYCDGTFEGVACDELGQVMNISLQGKGLFGQIPPEIGQLKSLSGLYLHFNGLNGEIPKEIAELTQLTDLYLNVNNLSGEIPPEFEKMENLRVLQLCYNQLSGSLPTQLGSLKKLNVLAVQYNQLTGAIPAALGNLGTLERLDLSFNRLFGSIPMKLADAPLLMVLDVRNNTLSGNVPLVLKKLDQGFQYSNNTELCGSGFPDLKLCNSSYGPENPNKPEPFGPQSKGVEPKAIPQSANITTSRSKSTNSGLAALLGAILSTMLLIAGIFSFIWYRRRKQRIGTAFETSDSRISTDHYQIKESGNRKSGSPLISLEYSTGWDPMSKSQTGSGVLSEVLESYVFNVDDVESATRFFSDSNLLGKSSFSATYRGILRDGSVVAIKRIAKTSCKNDESEFLKGLRILTSLKHENLLRLRGFCCSKGRGECFLIYDYVAKGNLLRYLDVKGNSGNGNVLDWSTRFSIIKGIAKGIEYLHAIKGKKPALVHQNISAEKILIDQHHAPLLAGSGLHKLLADDIVFSTLKASAAMGYLAPEYTTTGKFTEKSDVYAFGILIFQIISGKSKIGSLIRQGAELEKLEDFMDVNLDGKFPEVEAVLVGKIALICTHECPESRPVIGAVVQELSKMSVLPLDL from the exons ATGAAAACCTTCTCTCTCCTTCCATCCATCTCTaccattcttcttgttcttcttttCGCTCACACGTTACAAACCCTAgctaaaaatgaagaaaaacccACTTCAGAACTCTCAATCCTCATCAAAATCAAGTCGATTTTAGACCCAAATGGCGAAACCCTAACTTCTTGGTCCCCAGATGCAGCTTCTTACTGTGATGGAACATTTGAGGGTGTTGCTTGTGACGAATTAGGTCAAGTGATGAATATTTCTCTTCAGGGTAAAGGGCTTTTTGGTCAAATACCTCCTGAAATTGGTCAGCTTAAAAGCTTGTCTGGGTTGTACCTGCATTTTAATGGTTTGAACGGTGAAATCCCTAAAGAGATTGCTGAGTTGACTCAGCTTACCGATTTGTATCTGAATGTTAATAATCTTTCTGGAGAAATTCCTCCTGAGTTTGAGAAAATGGAGAATCTTCGAG TTTTGCAATTATGCTACAACCAATTGAGTGGAAGCTTGCCTACACAACTTGGCTCTTTGAAAAAACTCAATGTTCTTGCTGTTCAATACAACCAACTCACGGGTGCAATTCCTGCTGCACTTGGAAATTTGGGGACTTTAGAGAGATTGGATTTAAGTTTCAATCGCCTTTTTGGCTCAATTCCAATGAAACTAGCCGATGCCCCCTTGTTGATGGTGTTAGATGTACGAAATAATACACTTTCGGGCAATGTCCCTTTAG ttttgaagaaaCTTGACCAAGGGTTTCAATACTCAAACAACACCGAGTTATGTGGATCCGGTTTTCCCGATCTAAAACTTTGCAACTCTTCTTATGGTCCCGAAAACCCAAACAAACCCGAACCATTTGGACCACAATCAAAAGGAGTCGAACCAAAAGCCATCCCACAATCTGCAAACATAACCAcatctcggtcaaagtcaacaaactCCGGTCTAGCGGCCTTACTCGGAGCCATTCTCTCCACCATGCTATTGATCGCCGGAATATTCTCTTTCATTTGGTATCGCCGGAGAAAACAAAGAATTGGAACCGCTTTTGAAACCTCCGATAGCCGGATAAGCACCGATCATTATCAGATCAAAGAATCCGGCAACCGGAAAAGTGGGTCCCCACTTATAAGCCTCGAGTACTCAACAGGGTGGGACCCGATGTCAAAAAGTCAAACCGGAAGTGGGGTTTTGTCGGAAGTTCTTGAAAGTTATGTTTTCAATGTGGATGATGTGGAATCCGCGACTCGGTTTTTTTCGGATTCGAATTTGTTAGGGAAGAGTAGTTTTTCGGCTACTTATAGAGGGATTTTGAGGGATGGATCGGTTGTTGCTATTAAAAGGATAGCGAAAACGAGTTGTAAAAACGATGAATCGGAGTTTTTGAAGGGATTAAGGATTTTAACCTCGTTGAAACATGAGAATCTTTTGAGGTTACGAGGTTTTTGTTGTTCGAAAGGAAGGGGTGAATGTTTTTTGATTTATGATTATGTGGCTAAGGGGAATTTGTTGAGGTATCTTGATGTGAAGGGCAATTCGGGAAATGGAAATGTTCTTGATTGGTCAACTCGGTTCTCGATAATTAAAGGCATTGCTAAAG GTATCGAGTATCTACACGCGATCAAAGGAAAAAAACCGGCTCTTGTTCACCAAAACATATCCGCCGAAAAAATCCTCATCGATCAACACCACGCGCCACTCCTCGCTGGATCCGGCCTCCATAAACTACTTGCGGACGATATCGTCTTTTCAACTCTCAAAGCAAGTGCAGCCATGGGATACCTAGCTCCCGAATACACAACAACTGGAAAATTCACTGAAAAAAGCGACGTCTACGCCTTCGGTATCCTAATTTTTCAAATCATATCGGGAAAAAGTAAAATCGGTTCATTGATTAGGCAAGGGGCAGAATTGGAAAAGTTGGAAGATTTCATGGATGTGAATCTTGATGGGAAGTTTCCGGAAGTTGAGGCGGTTTTGGTTGGGAAAATTGCGTTGATTTGTACTCATGAGTGTCCAGAATCGAGGCCGGTGATTGGGGCTGTGGTGCAAGAATTAAGTAAAATGTCGGTTCTACCCCTTGATTTGTAA
- the LOC111921634 gene encoding pentatricopeptide repeat-containing protein At2g45350, chloroplastic: protein MLTCVNSNQQPWNSTLPTLIHLPNCKTQFDINQIHARLLTTGFIKNSYLTTKLILNFASSPHTPLIQFARHIFFSHSIPRSSKMKDPFVWNAIIKTFSHGDDPKQAVFVLGLMLQNRACVDKFSFSLVLKACSQMGLIREGMQVHGFLIKIGLTSDLYLQNCLISMYVRGGCVEFARQVFDRMPERDSISFNSMIDGYVKCGMITSARELFDSLPSQMKNLRSWNCMISGYAVVEDGFSLAWELFDEMPERDMVSWNLMIRCCIKSGKIDLARTLFDRMPEKDVISWAKLIDGYAKLGNINTARHLFDEMPQRDIISCNVIMAGYLQNGGSLEALNIFHNIMSDNNLTPDDTTFSLALSAIAQLGYAHEGITIHTYINNKGLKLEGKLGVALIDMYSKSGMIETAMHVFETLKQKNIDHYNAMIGGLGIHGFGKQAFNMFLEIQTLNLKPDAITYLNVLNACAHSGLLKEGVMCFKIMTNKMEPEIQHFGCLIDIFARAGKIKEAMGIIDQMPFEPNGVMWRTLFSACKNLENTIDTKIPILKDEIMMDCYDSSNYILLSNIYARFGMWDFVRKVRGMMKVRKIKKVPGRSWIELDGTFHEFFVGDGCHPQVEEIYSVLDNWSHVKSFGLESKFESDLFLIGS from the coding sequence ATGCTAACCTGCGTCAATTCAAACCAGCAGCCATGGAATTCGACACTCCCTACACTTATTCATCTCCCaaactgcaaaacccaattcgaTATAAACCAAATCCATGCTCGATTACTAACAACCGGATTCATCAAAAACTCTTATCTAACTACGAAACTAATCCTCAATTTTGCTTCTTCACCACACACTCCCCTAATCCAATTCGCTCGCCATATCTTTTTCTCGCATTCGATTCCGCGGAGCTCAAAAATGAAGGACCCTTTTGTTTGGAATGCCATAATCAAAACCTTTTCACATGGGGATGACCCAAAACAAGCTGTTTTTGTTTTGGGCTTGATGCTTCAGAACAGGGCTTGTGTCGACAAGTTCTCATTTTCGTTGGTTTTGAAAGCGTGTTCACAGATGGGGTTGATTAGAGAAGGAATGCAGGTTCATGGGTTTTTGATAAAGATTGGACTTACAAGTGATTTGTATTTACAAAATTGCTTAATTTCTATGTACGTTAGAGGCGGATGTGTTGAGTTTGCGCGTCAAGTGTTCGATAGAATGCCCGAGAGGGATTCAATTAGTTTTAATTCGATGATAGATGGATACGTTAAGTGCGGGATGATAACATCAGCGCGTGAATTGTTTGATTCCTTGCCATCGCAGATGAAGAATTTAAGGTCTTGGAATTGTATGATTAGTGGATATGCGGTTGTGGAAGATGGTTTTAGCCTCGCTTGGGAGTTGTTCGACGAAATGCCTGAGAGAGACATGGTTTCATGGAACTTGATGATTCGTTGCTGCATAAAGAGCGGGAAGATCGATTTAGCACGTACACTCTTCGACAGAATGCCAGAAAAAGACGTCATCAGCTGGGCTAAACTGATAGATGGGTATGCAAAACTGGGCAACATTAACACTGCTCGACacctgttcgatgaaatgcctcaacGAGACATAATCTCATGTAACGTCATAATGGCTGGATATTTACAAAACGGAGGTtctttagaagccttaaacatcTTCCACAACATAATGAGTGACAACAATCTCACTCCTGATGACACCACTTTTTCACTAGCCCTTTCTGCAATCGCACAATTAGGGTATGCCCATGAAGGTATCACTatccatacatatataaacaacaaAGGTCTTaaattagaaggaaaactcgggGTTGCACTCATAGACATGTATTCAAAATCAGGCATGATAGAAACCGCTATGCATGTTTTTGAAACcctaaaacaaaaaaacattgaTCATTATAATGCCATGATTGGTGGTTTAGGCATCCATGGATTTGGGAAACAAGCTTTCAATATGTTTCTTGAAATCCAAACACTTAACCTAAAACCAGACGCGATCACATATCTAAATGTTCTAAACGCGTGTGCTCATTCGGGATTACTAAAAGAAGGTGTCATGTGCTTCAAAATCATGACAAACAAAATGGAGCCAGAAATCCAACATTTTGGTTGCTTAATTGACATATTTGCCCGTGCAGGGAAAATAAAAGAGGCCATGGGTATTATAGACCAAATGCCCTTTGAGCCAAATGGTGTGATGTGGCGTACTTTGTTTAGCGCGTGTAAGAATCTTGAAAATACCATAGACACAAAAATTCCAATCTTGAAGGATGAAATCATGATGGATTGTTATGATTCAAGTAATTATATCTTGTTATCTAACATTTATGCACGATTTGGGATGTGGGATTTTGTTAGAAAGGTGAGGGGAATGATGAAAGTAAGGAAAATAAAGAAAGTTCCCGGGAGAAGTTGGATAGAACTTGATGGAACTTTTCATGAATTTTTTGTGGGAGATGGGTGTCATCCACAAGTTGAAGAGATTTATTCGGTGTTGGATAATTGGTCTCATGTTAAATCTTTCGGGTTAGAGTCGAAATTTGAATCTGATTTGTTCCTGATTGGTAGCTAG
- the LOC111921633 gene encoding probable protein S-acyltransferase 14 produces MYRSGAVMAWNVFKFCTALRGLGSIMILLVLGVVGVSYYAVVLSIYGPALTSGGLDSLIALVVLIMFHILLVMLLWSYFSVVFTDPGGVPPNYRPIVDEERGETDRLTGSEFNPLTTPDPTNSRIRYCRKCNQIKPPRCHHCSVCGRCVLKMDHHCVWVVNCVGAQNYKYFLLFLFYTILETSLVTLSLLPYFIAFFSDGEVAGSPSTLATTFLAFVLNLAFALSVLGFLIMHISLVAGNTTTIEAYEKKTTPKWRYDLGRKRNFEQVFGTVQKYWFIPTYSDEDLRRMPALQGLEYPSKPDLDSQEF; encoded by the exons ATGTATAGATCTGGAGCTGTGATGGCTTGGAATGTCTTCAAATTCTGTACGGCTCTCAGAGGGTTAGGCTCGATCATGATCTTGTTGGTTCTTGGTGTTGTCGGTGTCTCTTATTACGCCGTCGTTTTGTCCATCTATGGCCCTGCTTTGACTTCCGGTGGCCTTGATTCACTCATCGCACTTGTCGTCTTGATCATGTTTCATATCTTG TTGGTGAtgttattatggagttatttcTCAGTGGTTTTCACGGACCCTGGTGGTGTTCCACCAAACTATAGGCCAATAGTTGATGAGGAAAGAGGTGAAACGGATCGTTTGACCGGATCCGAATTCAACCCGTTGACCACACCCGATCCAACAAATTCAAGAATCCGTTATTGTCGCAAGTGTAACCAAATAAAACCACCTCGTTGTCATCATTGCTCTGTTT gtGGGAGGTGTGTGCTAAAAATGGATCATCATTGTGTGTGGGTTGTTAATTGTGTTGGTGCACAAAACTACAAGTATTTTCTACTTTTCTTG TTCTACACGATTCTCGAGACAAGCCTTGTAACTTTATCATTGTTGCCATATTTCATAGCATTCTTTAGTGATGGAGAGGTTGCGGGGTCCCCTAGCACTCTAGCTACAACTTTTCTCGCCTTTG TTTTAAACTTGGCTTTCGCTTTGAGTGTTCTCGGGTTTTTGATTATGCACATTTCTCTAGTGGCGGGGAATACTACGACAATTGag GCATACGAGAAGAAGACTACTCCAAAATGGCGATATGATCTTGGGCGCAAGAGGAACTTTGAACAG GTTTTTGGGACTGTTCAGAAATACTGGTTTATTCCGACTTACAGTGATGAAGACTTACGTAGAATGCCCGCTCTTCAAGGTCTCGAGTATCCCTCAAAACCCGATCTCGACTCCCAAGAATtctaa